The proteins below are encoded in one region of Corynebacterium felinum:
- a CDS encoding MFS transporter: MAKGLFANRNYRLLMLGHTVNTLGVSVSLFAFFAYTLGMTHSSFAASFVSGCVVLATVVVGIPAGYYADRYPPRTLIMLSVIVGFLGVAAVVITHIGFQGAPLAVLVGAALMSGTASALFSPAEKVLVKHVVSAEHMGKAMAINQARYSFGTVCGPIIGASLHVFAMVSTFLFNCLTYLCAFVVFSRIKISETATGSTQENAHSYWETFRVIRSSPIIFAVVWFAPLLNFSMSATLNSAYLFLSSQQSGTTLLGTFQSFYGIVGLVGAMISTYVISRLQGGVVLYTTVGLFAVSMSMLVVHNSVGHYFFYLGVFSFSLPLFNAVLSGYFLAYTPAHFIGKASSIMTVTAMGFMPLGVWTSGLVVQEYGFGAVHLLVTFVFVPAALAFLAIPQVRSLGREETWAST; this comes from the coding sequence ATGGCGAAGGGGCTATTTGCGAATAGAAACTACCGACTTTTGATGCTCGGGCACACCGTGAACACACTCGGGGTGAGTGTGTCACTGTTTGCCTTCTTCGCCTACACGCTTGGCATGACCCACTCTTCCTTTGCTGCTTCTTTTGTCAGCGGCTGCGTGGTGTTAGCTACCGTAGTGGTGGGCATTCCCGCAGGATATTACGCTGATCGGTATCCACCACGAACCCTTATTATGCTCTCTGTAATAGTAGGGTTTCTTGGTGTTGCCGCTGTGGTGATCACCCACATAGGGTTTCAGGGGGCACCGCTTGCCGTGCTCGTGGGTGCTGCGCTGATGAGTGGAACGGCGTCAGCACTATTTTCTCCAGCGGAAAAGGTGCTGGTGAAGCACGTAGTCAGTGCTGAGCATATGGGCAAAGCGATGGCCATCAATCAGGCGCGCTACTCATTTGGCACTGTGTGTGGGCCGATCATTGGTGCATCTTTGCACGTATTCGCAATGGTCTCAACGTTCCTTTTTAACTGCCTGACCTACCTTTGTGCTTTCGTTGTGTTTTCTCGGATAAAAATTTCTGAAACTGCCACTGGCAGCACGCAAGAAAATGCCCATAGCTACTGGGAAACGTTTCGTGTAATCCGCAGCTCACCAATTATTTTTGCTGTTGTATGGTTCGCCCCACTGCTTAATTTCAGCATGTCAGCCACCTTAAATAGTGCCTACTTGTTTCTATCCTCCCAGCAATCGGGAACAACCCTATTGGGAACGTTCCAATCCTTTTACGGCATTGTGGGGCTTGTTGGGGCGATGATCTCCACCTATGTTATTTCACGGCTTCAAGGTGGCGTTGTTCTTTATACAACTGTAGGGCTTTTCGCTGTGAGCATGTCCATGTTGGTTGTGCACAATAGCGTAGGGCACTACTTCTTCTACTTAGGAGTCTTCTCTTTCAGCTTGCCGCTATTTAACGCTGTGCTCAGCGGTTATTTTTTGGCATACACTCCAGCACATTTCATTGGTAAAGCCTCATCAATCATGACTGTGACAGCCATGGGATTCATGCCACTTGGGGTATGGACTTCAGGTTTGGTGGTCCAAGAATATGGGTTCGGGGCAGTACATTTACTGGTTACTTTCGTCTTTGTCCCCGCTGCACTCGCTTTCCTCGCAATCCCACAGGTACGTTCGTTGGGCAGGGAAGAAACTTGGGCATCGACGTAA
- a CDS encoding MetQ/NlpA family ABC transporter substrate-binding protein, with amino-acid sequence MKISFTRTVAAAAATIVAATGLVACSSDSKDAAPASDNTTIRIGTTDSTMKSWAVLKDLAKENGITLDITNFSDYSTPNLALSQDQIDVNLFQHLKFLAEYNVGNNDNLVPVGATEIVPLALFWKDHSSLDGIDGESVAVPNDPSNLGRAINVLVQAKLVTLKPEAEGLVTPSEADIDKDKSKVTITPVDAAQTTAAYGEGKPAIINNSFLDRAGIDPKLAVFKDDPASPEAEPYINAFVVKAEDKDDPQVKKLAELWHSPEVLAAVAEDSKGTSVAVKRTPEQLKEILDRLEEQAK; translated from the coding sequence ATGAAGATCTCGTTTACACGTACCGTTGCTGCTGCCGCAGCCACGATCGTTGCCGCAACCGGCCTGGTTGCTTGCTCCTCCGATTCCAAGGATGCAGCCCCTGCATCTGATAACACCACTATCCGCATCGGCACCACCGACTCCACCATGAAGTCCTGGGCTGTGCTGAAGGATCTGGCGAAGGAAAACGGGATCACTCTGGATATCACGAACTTCTCCGATTACTCCACTCCTAACTTGGCGCTGTCCCAGGATCAGATTGATGTGAACCTGTTCCAGCACTTGAAGTTCTTGGCTGAGTACAATGTTGGCAATAACGACAACTTGGTCCCAGTTGGTGCTACTGAGATCGTTCCTTTGGCACTGTTCTGGAAGGATCATTCCTCCCTTGATGGTATTGATGGCGAGTCTGTTGCTGTTCCGAATGATCCTTCCAACTTGGGTCGCGCTATCAACGTGTTGGTTCAGGCAAAGCTGGTCACCTTGAAGCCTGAAGCTGAGGGTCTTGTGACTCCTTCTGAGGCTGATATTGATAAGGACAAGTCCAAGGTGACCATCACTCCTGTGGATGCGGCTCAGACCACTGCTGCTTACGGTGAGGGCAAGCCTGCTATCATCAACAATTCCTTCCTTGATCGCGCTGGCATTGATCCAAAGTTGGCTGTATTTAAGGATGATCCTGCTTCCCCTGAGGCTGAGCCTTATATCAACGCTTTCGTGGTCAAGGCTGAGGATAAGGATGATCCTCAGGTGAAGAAGTTGGCGGAGCTGTGGCACTCCCCTGAGGTTTTGGCTGCTGTGGCTGAAGATTCGAAGGGTACCTCTGTTGCTGTGAAGCGCACCCCTGAGCAGCTCAAGGAGATCCTCGATCGCCTTGAGGAGCAAGCGAAGTAA
- a CDS encoding ATP-binding protein, with amino-acid sequence MRVPTAAYPAYRRHRPGSFIGGVCTGLSLHLGVEVAWVRVALVLASFFGGFGVWFYVAVWVLTKTQDGDVEILDRFPKTLSWVLVGVAVIGSSAVSFRVSSVPAGLAIALVVIAFGSVVTWFAYDRFTSKSSALVIVIGALFVLGGVFMGAIQWTNGQQFSAAVGSVLLTLAGVAALVVPFGLRLLQRLSTQREEKLIAEQRAEIAARLHDSVLQTLALIQKRADNPEEVSRLARGQERELRQWLFAPQEDSTVFAALSRACGEVEDTFGVRIAPVTVGEDQPLTENTQACVLAAREAMVNAAKHSGCPDIDVYAETFDGLRIYVRDRGPGFDLEAVPQDRHGVRDSIFARVKRAGGEVAIHSDKGTEVEIVLASN; translated from the coding sequence ATGAGAGTTCCAACTGCTGCGTATCCTGCTTATCGACGCCACCGCCCTGGTTCCTTTATCGGCGGCGTGTGTACGGGCTTGTCGCTGCATTTAGGGGTGGAAGTGGCGTGGGTGCGTGTTGCGCTTGTGCTTGCGTCGTTTTTTGGCGGCTTTGGCGTATGGTTCTACGTTGCTGTGTGGGTGCTAACAAAAACCCAAGATGGCGATGTGGAGATTCTTGATCGTTTCCCTAAAACTCTTTCGTGGGTGCTGGTGGGTGTGGCGGTAATTGGTTCGTCCGCGGTGAGTTTCCGGGTCAGTTCTGTTCCTGCTGGTTTGGCGATTGCGTTGGTGGTGATCGCTTTTGGTTCGGTGGTCACCTGGTTTGCTTATGATCGCTTCACCTCAAAATCGTCTGCATTGGTGATTGTTATCGGTGCCCTTTTTGTGCTTGGCGGGGTGTTTATGGGCGCAATCCAGTGGACAAACGGGCAGCAGTTTAGCGCCGCCGTGGGTTCTGTGTTGCTCACCTTAGCGGGGGTGGCTGCCCTTGTGGTGCCTTTCGGTTTACGCCTATTGCAGCGTTTGAGCACTCAGCGGGAGGAGAAACTCATTGCGGAGCAGCGGGCTGAGATCGCTGCTCGGCTGCATGATTCGGTGTTGCAAACGCTTGCGTTGATTCAAAAGCGCGCAGATAATCCGGAGGAGGTGAGTCGCCTCGCCCGTGGCCAGGAGCGGGAGTTGCGCCAGTGGCTGTTTGCCCCTCAGGAGGATTCCACGGTGTTTGCTGCACTGAGTCGCGCCTGCGGTGAGGTAGAGGATACTTTCGGGGTGCGCATCGCCCCTGTGACGGTGGGGGAGGATCAGCCGTTGACGGAGAACACTCAAGCGTGTGTGCTGGCTGCCCGTGAAGCGATGGTGAATGCGGCGAAGCATTCCGGCTGCCCCGATATTGATGTGTATGCCGAAACTTTTGATGGGCTGCGGATTTATGTGCGTGATCGTGGCCCTGGTTTTGATCTTGAGGCTGTTCCGCAGGATCGCCATGGGGTGCGCGATTCCATTTTTGCCAGGGTGAAACGGGCTGGCGGGGAGGTTGCGATTCATTCCGATAAGGGCACGGAAGTGGAGATTGTGCTCGCGAGCAACTAA
- a CDS encoding DNA polymerase Y family protein: MRTLALWFPDWPAQAAVLANLAQITDPIVIAEQHAVAVSNLAARKRGIRRGMRLRNVHALAPDAVVLSRDHERDGRMFSDIADSLDAVAAHIEIMRPGLVLIDAAAAGRYHGSEDIAAEKALDTVAFSGMDCSVGIADEIPTAIIAARCGKVVPPGQSAQFLATQPLNILGVEPALGCEPALIDTLNQLGISTLGELKKLRRSDLATRFGAPGVHCHDIACGHNPRRIHLAQPTVDMSVRMIPEEPITRIDVAAFAARTLAVELHSTLRAHGYSCLRLTITARFGESEHQRTWRTHLPLDEQATADRVRWQLEGWLNAHNRAQSQADEPEGVTELILDPIECANPTAHTLWGNTDTQADIHRIISRIQSQVGVDNVLQPQRVGGRGVAERITYHPCGEQAEAPTPHSWPGALPAPLPTQLAHPASMCTLVGAQGQAVTITRDAVFSTAPAGLQWGTKRYLIHSWAGPWPVLREWWLGEKPCARIQIVGVDTHNNPQAFLLLWVEGRWRVEATY, from the coding sequence ATGCGCACTCTAGCACTCTGGTTCCCGGACTGGCCCGCGCAAGCTGCTGTTCTGGCGAACCTTGCACAGATCACCGACCCCATCGTGATCGCCGAGCAGCACGCTGTGGCAGTGAGCAACCTTGCAGCCCGCAAGCGTGGGATTCGCCGCGGCATGCGCCTGCGCAACGTGCATGCTCTCGCACCCGATGCTGTTGTGCTCAGTCGCGATCATGAGCGCGACGGCCGCATGTTTAGCGACATTGCCGATAGTCTCGATGCTGTTGCCGCGCATATCGAAATCATGCGGCCTGGGCTTGTGCTTATCGACGCCGCTGCCGCCGGGCGCTACCACGGCAGCGAAGACATCGCCGCCGAAAAAGCCCTCGACACCGTGGCCTTCAGCGGCATGGACTGCAGCGTGGGCATCGCCGATGAAATCCCCACCGCAATCATCGCCGCACGCTGCGGAAAAGTGGTGCCACCAGGGCAATCCGCACAATTTCTCGCCACCCAACCCTTAAATATTCTCGGGGTAGAACCCGCGCTCGGCTGCGAACCTGCGCTGATTGACACCCTCAATCAACTTGGCATCAGCACGCTGGGGGAGCTGAAAAAACTGCGTCGCAGCGACCTCGCTACCCGCTTCGGCGCCCCCGGCGTGCACTGCCACGACATCGCCTGCGGGCACAACCCGCGCCGAATCCATCTCGCGCAACCCACAGTAGACATGAGTGTGCGCATGATTCCCGAAGAGCCCATCACGCGTATCGACGTCGCCGCCTTCGCCGCCCGCACCCTCGCTGTTGAACTGCACAGCACACTTCGCGCACACGGATACAGCTGCCTGAGACTCACCATCACCGCCCGCTTCGGCGAGAGCGAACACCAACGCACCTGGCGCACCCACCTCCCCTTAGACGAACAGGCCACCGCCGACCGCGTACGCTGGCAACTCGAAGGCTGGCTCAACGCCCATAACCGCGCACAGTCGCAGGCCGACGAGCCTGAAGGGGTGACCGAGCTTATCCTCGACCCCATCGAATGCGCCAACCCCACAGCCCATACCCTGTGGGGCAACACCGACACACAGGCAGATATCCACCGAATAATCAGCCGCATCCAATCCCAGGTGGGGGTCGATAACGTCCTACAACCCCAGCGAGTTGGTGGTCGGGGAGTAGCCGAACGCATCACCTACCACCCCTGCGGGGAACAGGCAGAAGCACCTACACCCCACAGCTGGCCAGGGGCACTACCTGCCCCACTGCCCACCCAACTCGCCCACCCCGCGAGTATGTGCACCCTGGTGGGGGCACAAGGACAGGCGGTGACCATCACACGCGATGCGGTTTTCAGCACCGCCCCCGCCGGATTGCAATGGGGAACCAAGCGTTACCTCATCCACTCATGGGCCGGTCCGTGGCCGGTGCTGCGCGAGTGGTGGCTGGGTGAAAAACCCTGCGCCCGCATCCAAATCGTCGGGGTGGATACACACAACAACCCACAGGCATTTCTGCTGCTGTGGGTTGAGGGTCGGTGGCGGGTAGAAGCAACCTACTAG
- a CDS encoding LuxR C-terminal-related transcriptional regulator, whose product MKVFLVDDHSVFRAGVRAEIGQAVSIVGEAGTVADAIAGIAATCPDVVLLDVHMPDGGGVAVIRGSQGSAKFLALSVSDAAEDVIAVIRAGARGYVTKSIDGLELIDAIRRVAEGDAVFSPRLAGFVLDAFARPDAHAGVGVVDSPEHDRAVEREEQIDHDPVVDALTRRELEVLRLLARGYTYKEIGAQLFISIKTVETHASNILRKTQQSNRHALTRWAQKHDLD is encoded by the coding sequence ATGAAAGTTTTCCTCGTCGATGATCACTCAGTCTTCCGCGCCGGGGTGCGTGCTGAAATTGGCCAGGCGGTGAGCATTGTGGGCGAGGCAGGTACTGTCGCTGATGCGATTGCGGGCATTGCCGCAACGTGCCCTGATGTGGTGTTGTTGGATGTGCATATGCCTGATGGGGGTGGGGTTGCGGTGATTCGCGGTTCGCAGGGATCGGCGAAGTTTTTGGCTTTGTCGGTGTCTGATGCGGCTGAGGATGTGATTGCTGTGATCCGGGCGGGGGCACGCGGGTATGTGACGAAGTCGATTGATGGGCTTGAGCTTATCGACGCCATCCGCCGCGTCGCCGAGGGTGATGCAGTGTTTAGCCCGCGACTTGCTGGTTTTGTGCTTGATGCCTTTGCCCGACCCGACGCGCATGCTGGAGTGGGCGTGGTGGATTCCCCGGAGCATGATCGCGCGGTGGAGCGGGAAGAACAGATTGACCATGACCCAGTGGTTGATGCTCTGACTAGGCGCGAGCTGGAAGTACTGCGCCTACTTGCCCGCGGCTACACCTATAAGGAAATCGGTGCGCAGCTGTTTATTTCCATTAAGACGGTGGAGACTCACGCATCAAATATTTTGCGCAAAACCCAGCAATCAAACCGCCATGCACTCACCCGCTGGGCCCAAAAACACGACCTGGACTAG
- a CDS encoding PspC domain-containing protein: MNTTPQPPTAPTPQTWDRMWATRPVRLPKSQGGNAYIAGVCEGIGVRYQIDPTLIRIAFVLAAFTGAGLSLYLLCWMLFPRYSVDKAPVEVLFDNRNGRYSADQSTGWVLVFTFLFLSGSLGFGSRGIISGTTLFTLAIGALVWYLLHQRTPQPPAGLIADFAPPAPDKATTPQPEVDLSAYSPAPGFDAVHRPQPPAWDPLGTVPELWDLPEPGPAVAPEPPKRTRVWPWVVVGFVVIAVSASGAIGMFRAERPLANINQTITQQEQIQPEYTTNVGSINLDFSKLKELTEDTDVTAYTDLGSINVSLPTAVKVRLTCTTDLGSVHCPSDPVINPTAPGKTLTLHLSTDLGSVNADSP, translated from the coding sequence ATGAACACCACACCACAGCCCCCCACCGCCCCCACACCACAGACGTGGGATCGCATGTGGGCAACCCGCCCCGTACGCCTGCCGAAAAGTCAAGGCGGCAACGCCTACATCGCCGGAGTCTGCGAAGGCATCGGCGTTCGCTACCAAATCGATCCCACCTTAATCCGCATCGCCTTCGTCCTCGCCGCCTTCACCGGCGCCGGCTTAAGCCTCTACCTCTTGTGCTGGATGCTCTTCCCCCGCTACAGCGTGGACAAAGCCCCCGTCGAAGTACTCTTCGACAACCGCAACGGGCGCTACTCCGCCGACCAATCCACCGGTTGGGTTCTTGTCTTTACCTTCCTCTTCCTCAGCGGATCACTCGGGTTCGGCTCCCGCGGCATCATCAGCGGCACCACCTTATTCACCCTCGCCATAGGCGCACTGGTCTGGTATTTACTGCATCAGCGCACCCCACAACCCCCCGCAGGGCTGATCGCTGACTTCGCCCCACCAGCACCCGATAAAGCAACAACACCCCAACCTGAGGTCGACCTGAGCGCCTACAGCCCCGCACCCGGCTTCGACGCCGTACACCGCCCCCAACCACCAGCATGGGACCCACTCGGCACCGTCCCCGAACTGTGGGACCTGCCCGAACCTGGCCCCGCAGTTGCTCCCGAACCACCCAAGCGCACCCGTGTCTGGCCGTGGGTCGTGGTCGGCTTCGTTGTCATCGCCGTGAGCGCATCAGGTGCCATCGGAATGTTCCGTGCTGAGCGCCCCCTTGCGAATATCAATCAGACCATCACTCAGCAAGAGCAGATCCAGCCGGAATACACCACCAACGTCGGCTCCATTAACCTCGACTTCAGCAAGCTGAAAGAACTCACTGAAGATACAGACGTCACCGCCTACACCGATCTGGGTAGCATCAACGTCAGCTTACCCACAGCAGTGAAAGTGCGACTAACATGCACCACCGACCTCGGCTCCGTCCATTGCCCCAGCGACCCCGTGATTAACCCCACCGCGCCGGGCAAAACGCTCACGCTGCATCTCTCTACCGATCTCGGGTCAGTCAACGCCGACTCCCCTTAA
- a CDS encoding imm68 putative immunity domain-containing protein, which produces MMIERYWGRFFGEHTDSQELVRYLDTLPEVCTLEEIFTQSGLKNLGGDLTSGSIDFTVGENTFHAEYAFLWLLDVAVLLLESKRVGRFNLARIRGARSRMMRIDSSPKEFVQLTQAMKYFSLDPYEFSCAQLWDEDELDELCNLCEEIRVQLD; this is translated from the coding sequence ATGATGATTGAGCGTTACTGGGGTCGGTTCTTTGGCGAGCACACCGATAGTCAAGAACTGGTGCGGTATTTGGACACGTTGCCGGAAGTATGCACCTTGGAAGAGATTTTTACACAGTCGGGTTTGAAAAACCTGGGCGGTGATCTCACTTCTGGCAGCATTGATTTTACGGTGGGGGAAAATACCTTCCACGCCGAGTATGCGTTTTTGTGGCTGCTTGATGTGGCGGTTTTGTTGTTAGAGTCGAAGCGGGTGGGGCGTTTTAATCTTGCCAGGATTCGTGGTGCACGGTCGCGCATGATGCGTATCGACAGTTCCCCGAAAGAATTTGTGCAACTAACGCAGGCGATGAAGTATTTTTCCCTTGATCCTTACGAGTTCAGCTGTGCACAGCTGTGGGATGAAGATGAGCTCGATGAATTGTGCAACCTGTGTGAAGAAATCCGAGTGCAGCTCGACTAA
- a CDS encoding AMIN-like domain-containing (lipo)protein, which produces MRSLRPNFRPVHIALATLTLAALTLSACAPSPTPAPPQDINSTAKGSTLATTTTTPAPAGIAALGKASMAQKTQRPSVPAELVPVTMRTGAHEGFDRVVIELKGTGTPGWFVDYTDQAAQQGSGKPVEIAGDSTLDVNIDGVVLPFELGLDTPPLAPITGQGAKVVQLKSVGTFEGRAQFVVGIKGQKTPYSVELLDNPTRVVIDIRH; this is translated from the coding sequence ATGAGAAGCTTGCGCCCGAATTTTCGTCCAGTCCATATCGCCCTCGCCACGCTCACCCTTGCCGCGCTCACGCTAAGCGCCTGCGCCCCAAGCCCGACGCCTGCGCCACCCCAAGATATTAATTCCACCGCCAAGGGCAGCACCCTTGCCACCACGACCACCACTCCCGCCCCAGCCGGTATTGCTGCACTGGGCAAAGCATCGATGGCGCAGAAAACCCAGCGCCCCTCCGTTCCAGCAGAACTTGTGCCAGTAACAATGCGCACGGGCGCACATGAGGGTTTCGACCGTGTGGTGATTGAACTCAAGGGCACCGGCACGCCTGGTTGGTTTGTGGATTACACTGATCAGGCAGCCCAGCAGGGTTCTGGTAAGCCGGTTGAGATCGCTGGGGATTCCACTTTAGATGTCAATATTGATGGTGTAGTACTCCCCTTTGAGCTCGGTTTAGACACCCCGCCGCTTGCACCCATTACCGGCCAGGGGGCGAAGGTTGTGCAGCTGAAATCGGTGGGCACGTTTGAGGGCCGCGCCCAGTTTGTGGTGGGCATTAAGGGCCAGAAGACCCCGTATTCGGTGGAGTTGTTAGATAATCCCACCCGCGTGGTGATTGATATTCGCCACTAG
- a CDS encoding methionine ABC transporter ATP-binding protein — protein sequence MNGTRIEFENLSKVFRSPKKGAGEVVALDGVTLTVEPGEILGVIGYSGAGKSTLVRMINGLDTPTSGHLRLDGTDIVGLPERELRGLRRNIGMIFQQFNLMRSRTAAGNVEYPLKLAKMPKEQRQARVAELLEFVGLSDRGDNYPEQLSGGQKQRVGIARALATDPALLLADEATSALDPETTHEVLNLLRKVNDELGLTIVVITHEMDVVRAIADKVAVMEAGRVVEYGSTFEVFSNPQTDVAKRFVATSLRNTPDSIEAEDLLAHEGRLFTINLTENSGFFAAAAEARARGARIGIVHGGVTTLQKQSFGKVTVRMSGPDDAVSGFYEALKATTEIEEILR from the coding sequence GTGAACGGAACACGAATTGAGTTCGAAAACCTGTCAAAGGTTTTTCGTTCCCCGAAGAAAGGCGCCGGTGAGGTTGTTGCTCTTGACGGGGTGACTTTGACGGTTGAGCCTGGCGAAATCCTTGGCGTGATCGGCTATTCTGGCGCGGGCAAGTCTACGTTGGTGCGCATGATCAACGGCCTCGATACCCCCACCTCTGGTCATTTGCGTCTGGATGGCACTGATATTGTGGGGTTGCCTGAGCGCGAGTTGCGTGGGTTGCGTCGTAATATTGGGATGATTTTCCAGCAGTTCAATTTGATGCGTTCACGCACTGCGGCGGGCAATGTTGAGTACCCGTTGAAGTTGGCGAAAATGCCGAAAGAGCAGCGCCAAGCCCGGGTTGCTGAGTTGTTGGAGTTCGTGGGTTTGTCGGATCGTGGCGATAATTACCCGGAGCAGCTTTCGGGCGGGCAGAAGCAGCGTGTGGGCATTGCCCGCGCTCTTGCGACTGACCCGGCGCTTTTGCTTGCCGACGAGGCCACTTCTGCGTTGGACCCAGAAACCACCCATGAGGTGTTGAACCTTTTGCGTAAGGTGAATGACGAGTTGGGTTTGACCATTGTGGTGATTACTCACGAGATGGATGTGGTGCGCGCTATTGCCGATAAGGTTGCGGTGATGGAGGCGGGTCGTGTGGTGGAGTATGGCTCTACTTTTGAGGTGTTCTCTAATCCGCAGACTGATGTGGCGAAGCGTTTTGTGGCTACGAGTTTGCGTAATACTCCGGATTCGATTGAGGCTGAGGATTTGCTTGCCCACGAGGGCCGGTTGTTTACGATTAATTTGACGGAGAATTCTGGGTTCTTTGCTGCGGCTGCCGAGGCGCGTGCCCGGGGGGCGCGGATCGGTATTGTCCATGGTGGTGTGACCACGTTGCAGAAGCAGTCGTTTGGCAAGGTGACTGTGCGTATGTCTGGCCCTGATGACGCAGTTTCTGGTTTTTATGAGGCTTTGAAGGCTACCACTGAGATTGAGGAGATTCTCCGATGA
- a CDS encoding methionine ABC transporter permease, whose product MNTYTLAAADWSRLGDTFTEAIVDTLVMVSLTMVIGGFCGLALGILLYTTRDGGILKNKALFRFINVLVNFVRPIPFIILLSAFGPLTVMVIGTQIGRDAAIFGMSIAATFGVARIVEQNLVSIDPGVVEAARAMGASPWKIITTVIIPEALGPLILGYTFIFIAIVDMSAMAGYIGGGGLGDFAIVYGYRAYNFEVMYFAVFVIIVIVQIAQLLGNWLSRKVMRR is encoded by the coding sequence ATGAATACCTATACTTTGGCGGCGGCTGACTGGTCGCGTCTTGGCGATACTTTCACTGAGGCTATCGTTGATACTTTGGTGATGGTGTCGCTCACCATGGTCATTGGTGGTTTCTGTGGTCTTGCGCTGGGCATTTTGCTTTACACCACCCGCGATGGTGGCATTTTGAAGAACAAGGCGTTGTTCAGGTTCATTAACGTGTTGGTGAATTTTGTTCGCCCGATTCCGTTCATCATTTTGCTTTCTGCTTTTGGCCCGCTGACTGTGATGGTCATTGGTACGCAGATTGGTCGGGATGCCGCGATTTTCGGCATGTCGATTGCAGCAACCTTCGGCGTGGCTCGTATTGTGGAGCAGAATTTGGTCAGTATTGATCCTGGTGTGGTTGAGGCTGCCCGTGCGATGGGTGCAAGCCCGTGGAAGATTATTACGACGGTGATTATTCCTGAGGCGTTGGGCCCACTGATTTTGGGTTACACCTTTATCTTTATTGCGATTGTGGATATGTCGGCGATGGCTGGCTATATCGGCGGTGGTGGCTTGGGTGACTTCGCTATTGTGTACGGTTACCGCGCCTATAATTTCGAGGTCATGTACTTTGCGGTGTTTGTGATCATTGTGATTGTTCAGATTGCTCAGCTGTTGGGCAACTGGCTTTCCCGCAAGGTCATGCGCCGATAA
- a CDS encoding sucrase ferredoxin, producing MDYDPYAPEPCSFKPLNPLCSDVQLEPLPGTSKTGHTYVILEHTGAWSHDILDGGTFSEEDTARLKTLPGLYLIRKPGREGHAHKEELTVYLVFSDEAALERLTIRTLDELFTLDLTGPGRNNAELVTEPLVMVCTHAKRDRCCAIKGRPVAKALVRELPTAHIWECSHTKGHRFAPSMVLFPWGYYYGHLNSRAAADMVHHAYRGELFLPGNRGRGTLHAKEQAAEVAVFEHLAKQGEKIMLGMAQVADTTITLIDGRTFTVDMEQREVENVLPSCGDNTKTTKAWFSLGVHER from the coding sequence ATGGACTACGACCCCTATGCACCCGAACCATGCAGCTTCAAACCCTTAAACCCGCTGTGCTCCGACGTGCAACTCGAACCCCTTCCCGGCACCTCCAAAACTGGGCACACCTACGTGATTCTGGAACATACCGGCGCGTGGAGCCACGACATTCTAGACGGCGGTACCTTCAGCGAAGAAGACACAGCACGCTTAAAAACCCTCCCCGGGTTGTACTTGATCCGCAAACCCGGGCGCGAAGGGCACGCACATAAAGAAGAGCTCACCGTCTATCTGGTTTTTAGCGATGAAGCAGCACTTGAACGGTTAACCATCCGCACCCTTGATGAACTTTTTACACTCGACCTCACCGGTCCTGGCCGCAATAATGCTGAACTAGTCACCGAACCCCTTGTGATGGTGTGTACCCACGCGAAACGCGACCGCTGCTGTGCAATCAAAGGCCGCCCCGTGGCTAAGGCGCTGGTGCGGGAACTTCCCACCGCCCACATTTGGGAATGCAGTCACACAAAGGGGCATCGTTTCGCCCCCAGCATGGTCCTATTTCCGTGGGGTTACTACTATGGGCACCTCAATTCCCGTGCCGCTGCGGATATGGTCCACCACGCCTACCGTGGTGAGCTTTTCTTGCCGGGCAATCGCGGGCGCGGCACATTACATGCGAAAGAGCAGGCGGCGGAGGTCGCTGTTTTTGAGCACCTAGCGAAGCAGGGGGAGAAGATCATGCTGGGTATGGCGCAGGTTGCTGATACGACGATCACGCTTATCGACGGCCGCACCTTCACCGTCGACATGGAACAACGAGAAGTCGAAAACGTGTTGCCCTCCTGTGGTGATAACACCAAAACAACGAAAGCATGGTTTAGCCTAGGAGTGCATGAGCGGTAA